The genomic DNA TGTTATCAGCTTGCCCGCCAATGGGATGGCTCTTTGGGTCTTCCTCTTCAGGACCAAAAAGAGACACCCGGCTTCTATTTACATGGCAAACCTGGCCCTGGCAGATCTCTTGTTTGTCATTTGGATCCCTTTGAAGATCGCCTACCACATCAATGGGAACAACTGGATTTATGGAGAAGGTCTCTGCAAAGTGATGTTGGGCTTCTTCTATGGAAACATGTACTGTTCCATTCTGTTCATGACGTGCATCAGTGTCCAGAGGTACTGGGTCATTGTCAACCCAATGTCCCACCACAGAAAGAACACGCAGATTGCAGTGGGCGTCTGCATTGCCATCTGGATTCTCATTGCACTGAGCACCATTCCTCTGTACGTTTCAAACCAAACTCTCAATATTACATCCCTCAAAATAACCACCTGCCACGATGTCCTGCCCGAAGAGGACTTGGCGTACAACAtgtttggttattttgtttcCATGGCTATTGGTGCTTTTCTCTTCCCAGCTGTGCTGACTGTAACGGCTTACGTTTTAATGATCAAGACCCTGACGGCATCAATAACTGACGAGAACATTGGCAAGAAGCGCAGGAAGGCGATCATGCTGATCATCACAGTTCTGGTCATGTATTTGGTGTGTTTCACCCCCAGCAACATCATGCTGGTTGTGCACTACTCTGTTCTCCGAGGGAGTGGTATCGATAAGGCCTATGCATTCTACGTCACTGCACTCTGTCTTGCTAGCTTGAACAGCTGCATTGACCCGTTTATCTATTACTTTGTTTCACAAGATTTCAGAGACCATGTGAAAAATACCTGTCTCTGCAGGAGCAACCGGACCGTGGAAAGGCTGCGAGTGTCCTTCAGCTCAATGAAATATTCCAAGAGGACCAATACTTACAATTCAAGTTCAAATGCAACTGGGACTTCTAACTGTTGAGAAGACAGATTTCTACTTGGGATTGTATGTGGGATTGTACATCATTTTAGAAAGAGCCAGATTCCTCACAGGATAACAGGATTATGAAACTGACTTTTGTTTAATAATGCTGTTTTATCTAGGTTAAAGTGCGATTATGCAATATTACAGTAAATGTGACCTTCTTAAACTGTGAATTGTTAATATGTTGACTTGTATATTAAGAGGTTATTAaacctttcatgcatgaaatctTGAAATAGCGAGAaatgtagttttgtttgttttatgtgtgatgggggggggggggggggggatcattaTGTGAGGTTGTCATGCATGTGTCTCCCTTATGTGCCCatattaattgtttttatttattttaaatccgtCCCCATTTTGAGGTTGCCAAATATGAAAGGGTTAAAGCATAAACCAAACTCAAATGTCCTGATATGCACTGGCCATGACCATTTCTATGCTTTTACCTTCTCTCATTTTTGTTATATtagtaatttttaaaaatgtttgtttcattAAGCATTTTGtgtacttactttttttttttaggcagtgatactgagttgtttttttttaactttttttatatatattaaacagattATACAACCTTTCATATATGCTTCTTTACTTTAAGaactggtttgtttatttttcaaacatgCTGAAACAAAAGCTAGGTATACACGCAAGCCTGGGGCTTTTGACAAAAGAAACGTGCACAGCGGGGAAAATGAAGGTGCTTTGTATagcacacaatgtttagttgCGGTTGTACTCTGCGTATACTTAAATAAAGTGCTACACCCACACCCTACCCCCCGtacacttttagaaaggctccgGCTCTGTTGATGTAAGCAGCTAGACCAAGGAAACGCGTTTTTCTGAAAGATTGCAGGCTCTCAAATTGCCCGTCATGAAAGCTCTGCAACCTGTATTTTGAAacaggagagaaagaggggatatCTGTAGATTTCAATGTATGATAACACTGAAACTTTTTACAGCAAGCAATTCTAAAGGTAAAAggaatacttttaaaatattttctaaaactgAAAGGAAACCAGTGAAGTGTACATGAACGAGAAATGTTAAaacaaagcatttttatttagtattgttacagcagcagtgttaacAAGATGGGACTTTACTGATGGGGTCAGTTCCTCATAGTTCTTTATATTTATAATGAGGtcattattttaaattcattaaatTGATGTTGGGTACATCATTTACTGAGTATAGCCCAATGATTGGGTTTGCAACAACAGTGAACCTATCAAGCATTTATTCATTTCTAATTAgtgctttaatttaaaatgttttaacaattaCAACATTCAAGTACAATATTAGTACGGAAACACAAACATTTGGGgatttacaattgtttttttacagtaacgGATTTGCTCTGGTGTGTAAATGATTTTGGTTAAAACTCTGTAATGGCTGTAATACTAATACTTCTATTTGAAGTTACGTTGAGTTAAGCTTGTGGTGAGTCACCTGATTAGACCAATCCCTAAGGCTAGCATTCAACAAATTCCCACTGTGCTTGCCTATTCTTGCAGAAAACAGCACACCATGGGACACGCTGCGCAGTCCTTTGAGCAACAAACCGCTTTAACTTGAGCTGTCGTCATGTTTTTGGGGGCAGCGTATTATTCCACACTTTGAACAATGCATATTCAGTTTCATCACCATTACTGAACTACCTGTTACATGGCTGGGATATCCCAGTTATCTCAGTGAATGTATTCTTTGTGTTCTTTAGAATACCTTTGTAGATCATTTTCTTTAAGTAACCCTGTGGCTGATGTAGAGCtctcatacagtacagtgtgtacaccagagtgtaaccattaacctgtccccccgcAACACTCTGCCTCCAGTGAATGGTGGAACTACTA from Acipenser ruthenus chromosome 2, fAciRut3.2 maternal haplotype, whole genome shotgun sequence includes the following:
- the LOC117403827 gene encoding proteinase-activated receptor 2-like produces the protein MRAFAEFVCLVACIFAVPAMASEKGSNKSGRGFIGRPAKENIGSYEVDDFAQYTLTSKLTTVFFPIVYIIVFVISLPANGMALWVFLFRTKKRHPASIYMANLALADLLFVIWIPLKIAYHINGNNWIYGEGLCKVMLGFFYGNMYCSILFMTCISVQRYWVIVNPMSHHRKNTQIAVGVCIAIWILIALSTIPLYVSNQTLNITSLKITTCHDVLPEEDLAYNMFGYFVSMAIGAFLFPAVLTVTAYVLMIKTLTASITDENIGKKRRKAIMLIITVLVMYLVCFTPSNIMLVVHYSVLRGSGIDKAYAFYVTALCLASLNSCIDPFIYYFVSQDFRDHVKNTCLCRSNRTVERLRVSFSSMKYSKRTNTYNSSSNATGTSNC